A region of Lycium barbarum isolate Lr01 chromosome 3, ASM1917538v2, whole genome shotgun sequence DNA encodes the following proteins:
- the LOC132630959 gene encoding uncharacterized protein LOC132630959 — MICEYHETHGHRTEDCRQLREDVARLLKNGHLREFLSEQAKSHYKGRENHKNAEPEEPQHVINRIIGETDTPRGPVMKRTKVSIVRAKRTRDYSPKVSISFNDEDTEGIILPHNDALKEMDLGSEEDDFNVSRSFVLPDDSDATKSTVEELEEIILFVHLPDRKVLLHGEAILGDQGKPLW, encoded by the exons ATGATATGTGAGTATCATGAGACTCATGGTCATAGGACTGAGGACTGTCGCCAACTAAGGGAAGACGTGGCTCGGTTGCTGAaaaatggccaccttcgagaattcctgagtgagCAAGCCAAAAGCCACtataaaggaagggaaaatcACAAAAATGCTGAGCCCGAAGAGCCTCAGCATGTAATCAATAGGATAATCGGAGAAACGGATACACCACGAGGACCGGTGATGAAAAGAACAAAGGTCTCGATTGTACGAGCAAAACGGACCCGGGATTACTCGCCCAAGGTTTCCATCTCCTTCAACGACGAGGATACAGAAGGCATCATTCTACCgcataatgatgcattg AAGGAAATGGACCTGGGCagtgaagaggatgatttcaaTGTTTCCAGATCGTTCGTATTACCGGATGATTCAGATGCAACCAAATCTACCGTGGAGGAGTTGGAGGAGATCATTTTGTTCGTacatctaccggatagaaag gtacttctccatggagaGGCAATTCTTGGAGACCAAGGTAAACCTTTGTGGTAG